From Solibacillus isronensis, the proteins below share one genomic window:
- a CDS encoding inorganic phosphate transporter codes for MDTLLIITVLVVIFALAFDFINGFHDTANAIATSVSTRALKPRVAVLLAAVMNFVGAMTFVGVAKAVASGIVDPFSLNAFEGDTTGSVVILAALCSAITWNLLTWYFGIPSSSSHTLIGSIAGAAVASAGMNILNYEGFFKILQALIISPILALTLGFIVMKLFKFIFHRSPLYGTTKAFRLTQIGTAALQSFTHGTNDAQKAMGIITMALIAANLQSTDEVQNWVRFACALAMGLGTSVGGYKIIKTVGGKIMKIRPVNGVAADLTSASIIFGATVIALPVSTTHVISSAIMGVGAAQRVKGVKWGMARKIVVTWFITLPISALMAALFYFLISLIF; via the coding sequence ATGGATACGTTATTAATCATTACCGTACTCGTTGTCATCTTTGCGCTGGCATTCGACTTTATTAACGGTTTCCATGATACAGCCAATGCGATCGCCACATCTGTTTCGACGCGTGCTTTAAAACCTCGAGTAGCTGTTCTTTTAGCGGCAGTGATGAACTTCGTAGGTGCGATGACGTTTGTAGGCGTAGCAAAAGCTGTAGCATCTGGAATTGTGGATCCTTTCTCTTTGAACGCGTTTGAAGGGGATACAACAGGATCTGTAGTTATTTTGGCAGCATTATGTTCTGCCATCACATGGAACTTACTAACTTGGTATTTCGGTATTCCATCAAGTTCTTCACATACATTGATCGGATCAATTGCTGGTGCAGCAGTTGCATCGGCAGGTATGAATATTTTAAACTATGAAGGTTTCTTTAAAATATTGCAGGCGTTAATTATTTCGCCGATTTTAGCATTAACTCTTGGTTTTATCGTAATGAAGTTATTCAAATTTATTTTCCACCGCTCACCACTGTATGGAACAACGAAAGCGTTCCGTTTGACTCAAATCGGTACAGCGGCTTTACAATCGTTTACACATGGTACGAACGATGCCCAAAAAGCGATGGGTATTATTACAATGGCTCTAATCGCAGCAAACTTGCAATCAACAGATGAAGTACAGAATTGGGTACGTTTTGCCTGTGCATTGGCGATGGGTCTTGGGACATCAGTAGGCGGATATAAAATCATTAAAACAGTCGGCGGTAAAATTATGAAAATCCGTCCGGTCAACGGGGTAGCGGCGGACTTAACTTCTGCATCAATCATTTTTGGTGCAACAGTCATCGCATTACCGGTTTCGACTACACATGTAATTTCTTCTGCAATTATGGGTGTTGGTGCAGCACAGCGTGTGAAAGGTGTTAAATGGGGAATGGCGCGTAAAATTGTAGTTACGTGGTTTATCACATTGCCAATTTCCGCATTAATGGCCGCATTATTCTACTTCTTAATTAGTCTTATTTTCTAA
- a CDS encoding DUF47 domain-containing protein, protein MFNSKKPDPFFEGLLNIAKNVQQGANYAKESTITTVSELKQIQIKMKSYETAGDKLIHELIVKLNDSFMTPIEREDILSLAIKLDDILDGIENTIAHFEMYSFTEVNQYMRDFVDYIAKSSDEAVKAMELLNKKDLIGMRQHAILIKDYERECDEIFRKSITELFQTEKDPIRLIIFKDLYEQLEEIADYCQNVANTIESIIMRNA, encoded by the coding sequence ATGTTTAACTCTAAAAAGCCGGATCCATTTTTTGAAGGATTATTAAATATTGCAAAAAATGTACAACAAGGTGCCAACTATGCAAAAGAATCGACAATTACTACAGTATCAGAACTAAAACAAATTCAAATTAAAATGAAGTCCTATGAAACAGCTGGGGACAAGCTGATTCATGAATTAATCGTGAAATTAAACGATTCGTTTATGACACCAATTGAACGTGAAGATATTCTATCATTAGCCATTAAACTGGACGATATTCTGGATGGCATTGAAAATACAATTGCCCACTTTGAAATGTATTCATTTACAGAAGTAAATCAGTATATGCGTGACTTCGTAGACTATATTGCCAAATCATCAGATGAAGCAGTAAAAGCAATGGAGTTATTGAATAAAAAAGATTTAATCGGAATGCGTCAACATGCCATTCTGATCAAAGATTATGAGCGTGAATGTGATGAAATTTTCCGTAAATCCATTACTGAACTATTCCAGACTGAGAAAGATCCAATTCGCTTAATCATCTTTAAAGATTTATATGAGCAGTTAGAAGAAATTGCGGACTACTGCCAAAATGTAGCGAATACAATCGAATCAATTATTATGCGAAATGCATAA
- a CDS encoding NAD(P)-dependent malic enzyme: protein MDLMKKSLEMHEHFGGKMEIRAKVPVQDKYDLSLAYSPGVAAPCLAIEQNPSTVYDYTMKGNLVAVITDGTAVLGLGDIGPEAALPVMEGKALLLKRFANVDAVPVCLNTKDVDEIVNIVKAISPTYGAINLEDISAPRCFEIEDRLRAECSIPVFHDDQHGTAIVVGAGLINAVKLVKKDVNKMKVVINGAGAAGIAILRILIQMGYTNVVMCDTKGIIYEGRPEGMNPVKEQVAHLSNPDQLRGTLDDALVGADVFIGVSAANILTEKHIKSMAIDPIVFALANPDPEITPDNAKKWGVKIIGTGRSDHANQVNNMLAFPGIFRGALDVRATDINEAMKLAAVEAIASLVTEEELNEDFIIPSSMDERVAGVVAKAVGSAAIASGVSELFQQVDLINTSVAI, encoded by the coding sequence ATGGATTTAATGAAAAAGTCACTTGAAATGCACGAACACTTTGGCGGGAAAATGGAAATTCGTGCAAAAGTTCCGGTACAGGATAAATATGATTTGAGTTTAGCTTATTCTCCGGGTGTTGCTGCCCCTTGCCTTGCAATTGAACAGAATCCTTCAACCGTGTATGACTATACGATGAAAGGGAATTTAGTAGCGGTTATCACAGACGGAACCGCGGTATTAGGGTTAGGGGATATTGGTCCGGAAGCCGCTTTACCAGTAATGGAAGGTAAGGCGTTATTATTAAAGCGCTTTGCAAATGTTGACGCAGTACCGGTATGCTTAAACACTAAAGACGTAGACGAAATTGTCAACATTGTAAAAGCGATTTCGCCGACCTATGGAGCAATCAATCTGGAAGATATTTCAGCGCCGCGCTGTTTTGAAATTGAAGACCGGCTGCGTGCTGAATGTTCAATCCCGGTATTTCATGATGACCAGCATGGAACGGCAATTGTCGTTGGGGCAGGTTTAATCAATGCGGTGAAACTGGTGAAAAAAGATGTCAATAAGATGAAGGTTGTCATTAACGGAGCTGGGGCAGCAGGTATTGCGATTCTCCGTATTTTAATTCAAATGGGTTACACAAATGTCGTTATGTGTGACACGAAAGGCATTATTTATGAAGGGCGTCCTGAAGGGATGAATCCGGTAAAAGAACAGGTTGCTCATTTATCGAATCCGGATCAATTACGCGGTACTTTGGATGATGCATTAGTAGGAGCAGATGTGTTTATCGGGGTGTCCGCAGCAAATATTTTAACGGAAAAACATATTAAATCGATGGCTATAGATCCGATTGTCTTTGCTTTGGCAAATCCTGATCCTGAAATAACGCCGGATAATGCAAAAAAATGGGGCGTAAAAATTATTGGTACCGGCCGTTCTGACCATGCCAACCAAGTGAATAATATGCTTGCCTTCCCGGGGATTTTCCGTGGTGCACTTGATGTAAGAGCGACAGATATCAACGAGGCGATGAAGCTGGCGGCGGTTGAAGCTATTGCATCGCTAGTAACAGAAGAAGAGCTGAATGAAGACTTTATTATTCCGAGCTCGATGGATGAACGGGTTGCAGGTGTAGTTGCAAAAGCAGTTGGATCCGCAGCCATCGCATCAGGAGTTTCTGAATTGTTCCAGCAAGTAGATCTAATTAACACTTCGGTAGCCATTTAA
- a CDS encoding sulfurtransferase — translation MTNIFVTANRMERTGRLIDTRFDMNNLESGRKMYEEGHIEGAVYWDLNTDLSDLTKEEGRHPLPEKKQLQALFQKHGLNYNDAIYIYDQGAAAFATRAWWILHYAGFKHAYVVNGGFEALKEAGFPVSTEVPVFKESKLDLQWNDDILIKRQDIMHIIEGKRKATIIDARAPERYRGELEPFDKVAGHIPTAKNYDWEQLRNGSELVITSSLLAQVPKEEEVVVYCGSGVTATPVYTVLKEAGYQNIKIYMAGYSDWVNHHSVEK, via the coding sequence ATGACGAATATTTTTGTGACCGCAAATCGAATGGAAAGAACAGGTCGTTTAATCGATACAAGATTTGATATGAACAATTTAGAGTCAGGCAGAAAGATGTATGAAGAGGGCCATATTGAAGGAGCTGTATACTGGGATTTAAATACCGACCTATCAGATTTAACGAAAGAAGAAGGCCGACATCCGCTTCCGGAAAAGAAGCAACTTCAGGCTTTGTTTCAAAAACATGGTTTAAATTACAATGATGCCATCTATATTTATGATCAAGGTGCTGCAGCTTTCGCAACTCGTGCATGGTGGATATTGCATTATGCTGGCTTCAAGCATGCCTATGTTGTAAATGGCGGTTTTGAGGCACTGAAGGAAGCTGGATTCCCAGTTTCGACAGAAGTACCTGTATTTAAGGAAAGCAAGCTTGATTTGCAGTGGAATGATGATATTTTAATAAAACGTCAGGATATTATGCATATTATTGAAGGTAAGCGAAAAGCGACAATAATTGATGCCCGCGCACCGGAACGTTACCGTGGTGAATTAGAGCCGTTTGATAAAGTGGCAGGACATATTCCGACAGCGAAAAACTATGATTGGGAACAGTTGCGTAATGGCTCAGAACTGGTTATTACGTCTTCTCTTCTCGCGCAAGTTCCAAAAGAAGAGGAAGTAGTTGTCTATTGCGGATCAGGTGTTACTGCTACACCGGTCTATACAGTATTAAAGGAAGCAGGCTATCAAAATATAAAAATCTATATGGCAGGCTATAGTGATTGGGTAAATCATCACTCTGTCGAAAAATAG
- the pepF gene encoding oligoendopeptidase F: protein MSMLNRSDVPVEETWNLEDLFATEQAYTAAIEELRQLVEKTAEGLAGTITDVQGAINAIEATEKIQEKMVVIGTYASLSHSVDQTSTENQMRAASFGSFAAKLATKLSFVKSDLLALDEAVLKEAQTAKPEYANFIDKLLVQKPHQLHPEAEKALAAFGATFNAPYELYNTTKLVDMQFPNFEVDGESFPLSYNLFEGDWELETDTNKRRAAFEAFSKKLRDYQHTTAKTYNTHLAIEKTEADLRGYDNIFDSLLESQQVDRSMYIRQIDLIMNELAPHMRRYAKLLQKTHQLDKMTFADLKISLDPSYEPTITVEESRQYMKDGLSIMGEHYTNMIDRSFDERWIDFAQNAGKSTGAFCSSPYGVHPYVLISWTSRMNEVFVLAHELGHAGHFYLANDAQNIFNARPSLYFIEAPSTMNEMLMANHLLKNSTDARFKRWVISTIISRTYYHNFVTHLLEAAYQRKVYEIIDEGGSVNAPKLNELKREVLEQFWGDAVEVTEGAELTWMRQPHYYMGLYPYTYSAGLTISTQVSQRILNGDEAAVEQWIDVLKAGGTKTPVELAQMAGVDITTEQPLHDTIAFIGDLITQLEQLTAELQTV from the coding sequence ATGTCAATGTTGAATCGTAGTGATGTACCGGTTGAAGAAACTTGGAATTTGGAAGATTTATTTGCTACAGAACAAGCCTACACAGCGGCAATCGAAGAATTAAGACAACTTGTAGAGAAAACTGCAGAGGGGCTTGCAGGGACAATTACTGATGTACAAGGCGCGATTAATGCAATTGAAGCAACGGAAAAAATTCAGGAGAAAATGGTTGTAATCGGCACATATGCGAGCCTTTCACATAGCGTTGACCAAACGAGCACTGAAAATCAGATGCGTGCCGCAAGCTTCGGTTCTTTCGCTGCAAAACTTGCAACAAAGTTATCCTTTGTAAAAAGTGATTTACTTGCATTGGACGAAGCTGTTTTAAAAGAAGCACAAACTGCTAAACCGGAATACGCTAATTTTATTGATAAACTGCTCGTACAAAAACCGCACCAGTTACATCCTGAAGCGGAAAAAGCACTGGCTGCATTCGGTGCTACATTCAACGCGCCATATGAGCTGTACAATACGACAAAATTGGTAGATATGCAGTTCCCTAACTTTGAAGTAGATGGTGAATCATTCCCGCTTAGCTATAACTTGTTTGAGGGCGATTGGGAGCTTGAAACGGACACGAATAAACGTCGTGCTGCATTTGAAGCCTTTTCAAAAAAACTGCGCGACTATCAGCATACGACTGCCAAAACATATAATACACACTTGGCAATTGAAAAAACGGAAGCAGACCTTCGCGGCTACGACAATATTTTTGATTCTTTATTAGAGTCACAGCAAGTGGACCGCTCAATGTATATCCGCCAAATCGATTTAATTATGAATGAGCTTGCACCACATATGCGCCGCTATGCAAAACTGTTGCAAAAAACACATCAGTTGGACAAAATGACGTTTGCAGACCTAAAAATTTCGCTGGACCCATCATATGAGCCAACAATTACGGTGGAAGAATCCCGTCAATATATGAAAGACGGTTTATCGATTATGGGCGAGCATTATACGAATATGATCGATCGTTCTTTTGATGAGCGATGGATTGATTTTGCACAAAATGCCGGAAAATCAACTGGCGCATTCTGTTCAAGCCCTTATGGTGTACACCCGTATGTATTGATTTCATGGACGAGCCGAATGAATGAAGTATTCGTTTTAGCCCATGAACTAGGTCATGCAGGTCATTTCTATTTGGCAAATGATGCGCAAAATATTTTCAATGCAAGACCATCACTTTACTTCATAGAAGCACCATCAACAATGAATGAAATGCTAATGGCCAACCACTTATTAAAAAATTCTACGGATGCGCGCTTTAAACGTTGGGTCATCTCAACGATTATTAGCCGTACGTACTACCATAACTTCGTAACTCATTTACTTGAGGCAGCTTACCAGCGTAAAGTGTACGAAATTATCGATGAAGGCGGAAGCGTTAACGCACCGAAACTGAATGAATTAAAACGTGAAGTACTTGAGCAATTCTGGGGAGACGCAGTTGAAGTAACTGAAGGTGCAGAATTGACTTGGATGCGTCAGCCTCATTACTATATGGGCTTATATCCATATACGTATTCTGCAGGTTTAACTATTTCAACACAAGTATCACAACGTATTTTAAACGGTGACGAAGCAGCTGTTGAGCAATGGATCGATGTATTAAAAGCAGGCGGCACAAAAACACCTGTTGAACTTGCACAAATGGCAGGTGTCGACATTACGACTGAACAGCCATTACATGACACAATTGCGTTTATTGGTGATTTAATTACACAATTGGAACAACTGACTGCAGAGCTTCAAACAGTTTAA
- a CDS encoding MBL fold metallo-hydrolase — MLLKKRIELSEKNGVKMINGSVQFQAVYLNVHCFEVDGILIDTGSASLLKQFMPFFEQMDVDQIMLTHYHEDHSGGAHYLQKTYNLPIFMHSLNIEECAKKAGYPLYRKLFWGARQPFLAQPVGDAFSSRTADWKVIETPGHTEDHVAYLNESTGQLFTGDLYVTPKTKVVLREESIPQIIRSLEKVLTYDFLEIYCNHAGYIENGRDALMRKLNYLKELSYKIEMMNEEGLTAAEITAQLFNKKYPITKLSLGEWDAAHIVSSVLNK, encoded by the coding sequence GTGTTATTGAAGAAAAGAATTGAGCTGAGTGAAAAGAACGGAGTAAAAATGATAAATGGATCTGTTCAATTTCAGGCAGTTTATTTAAATGTTCATTGCTTTGAAGTGGACGGTATATTAATTGATACGGGTTCTGCCTCACTTCTTAAGCAGTTTATGCCTTTTTTTGAACAGATGGACGTTGATCAGATTATGTTGACCCATTATCATGAAGATCACTCCGGAGGCGCGCATTATTTGCAGAAAACATACAACTTGCCGATATTTATGCATTCGCTCAACATTGAAGAATGTGCTAAGAAGGCAGGCTATCCTTTATATCGCAAACTTTTCTGGGGGGCAAGGCAGCCGTTTCTTGCACAGCCGGTCGGAGATGCTTTTTCATCAAGAACAGCAGATTGGAAAGTGATTGAAACTCCCGGACACACAGAAGACCATGTAGCCTATTTAAATGAATCGACAGGTCAACTCTTTACAGGTGATCTGTATGTGACGCCGAAAACAAAAGTCGTCTTGCGAGAAGAAAGCATCCCTCAAATTATCCGATCACTGGAGAAAGTATTAACGTATGATTTTCTTGAAATATATTGTAACCATGCGGGATATATCGAAAATGGTAGAGACGCTTTAATGCGAAAACTTAATTATTTAAAAGAGCTAAGTTATAAAATAGAAATGATGAACGAAGAGGGTTTGACAGCTGCCGAAATTACAGCGCAGCTTTTCAATAAAAAGTATCCGATTACAAAACTGTCTTTAGGTGAATGGGATGCGGCACATATCGTATCTTCTGTCTTAAACAAGTAA
- a CDS encoding S1C family serine protease, whose product MTEKTNTEELTEEEFLELVLEEQEKALAKAREERLNPQPKKTKKQKPFVRIVVWLMALTLAFSTFAVIFNVYSIPAIEFLKVSSQLSNQENIQTYKQSVVTINTDSGKGTGFAVSENGYIITNDHVIEDALTITVVFPDDTLYKAEVVESYEDYDLALLKVDAENLPFLPLATTSEFRKNEAVFFIGNPLAFSGIANKGTIIGYTTAADIQPDIIMMDAPVYRGNSGSPVINENEDVIGVVFATGTREGHGKVGLFIPVENVHALFQTYLK is encoded by the coding sequence ATGACAGAGAAAACGAATACTGAGGAACTGACAGAAGAAGAATTTTTGGAACTTGTTTTGGAAGAACAGGAAAAGGCGCTTGCAAAAGCACGAGAAGAACGTTTAAACCCACAGCCGAAAAAAACGAAAAAGCAAAAACCATTTGTTCGAATTGTAGTATGGTTGATGGCATTAACATTAGCTTTTAGTACGTTTGCCGTGATTTTCAATGTATATTCCATTCCTGCGATTGAATTTTTAAAAGTATCATCACAATTATCTAATCAGGAAAATATTCAAACATATAAACAATCTGTTGTCACAATTAATACCGACTCAGGGAAAGGGACAGGGTTTGCGGTATCAGAGAATGGCTACATAATAACAAATGATCATGTAATTGAGGATGCGTTGACGATTACCGTTGTATTTCCGGATGATACGCTTTATAAAGCTGAGGTTGTAGAATCATATGAAGATTATGATTTGGCATTGTTGAAAGTGGATGCTGAAAACTTGCCGTTCCTGCCACTTGCCACAACGAGCGAATTCCGTAAAAATGAGGCCGTCTTTTTTATCGGAAATCCGCTTGCATTTAGCGGGATTGCCAATAAAGGAACGATTATCGGCTATACAACTGCCGCAGACATTCAGCCAGATATCATTATGATGGACGCACCTGTTTATCGCGGAAATAGTGGTAGCCCGGTCATTAATGAAAACGAAGATGTAATTGGTGTTGTGTTTGCAACAGGAACTCGTGAAGGGCACGGGAAAGTCGGATTATTTATTCCGGTTGAAAATGTGCATGCGCTGTTTCAGACATATTTGAAATGA
- a CDS encoding dynamin family protein — MTMFDEKIQGLLQQSALQYIIYKENEDTERIEKLHLFARKLLQKEFVIGFAGHFSAGKSSMINALSGENILATSPIPTSANIVKVHKSDEDYAILYLHNEKPVKFEAGYDIKQVKELSKNGELVSQIEIGHSTSSLPEGVTVMDTPGVDSTDDAHAMSTESALHIADMVFYTMDYNHVQSELNFQFTKQLMKYNPNVYLIVNQIDKHREAELSFEDFKQSVHNSFAAWGVYPKNIFFTSLREKELPNNDFEQVKKIVMDSMNDWQEQLISTAENTLTKLQHEHEAYLEEEKQDRFTTYAELVSEDDWQHRDDILEQYEKLTRQTELFSFDVFDKQFDEKRKDLLANAAIMPADVRDKLRAYLESQQEDFKVGGLFTAKKKTAEEKARRQEEAYASFNHVVQSQITGHIKALMKQALKDVGALNDERAASIDKKEFNFPFSIIEDQVQKSAIITGDAVLNFANRVSDATKRYFIQTTDAWKLEQKDTLEQVAREAAAPVKLKINAMSEKVHALQHILQIEIFQAFSNTLMKQVSNEVRAESKIHLENWKREHEQALKDIRPFDESMLQLKGQETEIAAEQTQEKVGSGLNVDKVTEKALKTAHIIKDVQGFKEVSSFLTKKVERLQKRDFTIALFGAFSAGKSSFSNALMGERVLPVSPNPTTAAINKIRPVSPEHPHETADVHLKNEAQLLEDIQGSYAAIGLQVSSLKEAYDRADEGLAVPLTDERLNVHKSFIRAYSEGYETFITKLGTTLRVNRHDFEKYVAQENRSCFVDNIDFYFDSPLTRMGVTLVDTPGADSINARHTGVAFDYIRNADAILFITYYNHAFAKADREFLIQLGRVKDAFELDKMFFIVNAIDLASTMEEEEEVKGYVRSELQRFGIRFPRLYGVSSLLALKEKQDQLEHQSGMAPFEDAFHHFLNDELMGIAVQALQEEVDKTEARLNDLITQTEENLKRKDERLEELAHLEKLVRSKFQSTQTAMLESETKQELDELLYYVLQRVYYRYPDFYRESYNPSTFAQMPAQQALQTALKEVLQALSFDFAQELRVTNFRLAQFVEKKMKELFKDESRELKELNPSFAFLSYESKEPEILDFTGPFTDSAPYEGVKSHFKNVKAFFEKNEKEQLRDALEQLTKPNAQNYLDAEKAKIMEWAGSYIAIEAEGLRQHMLEQAVEQIETERLLLQEESRLAVWKDIYAQLQA; from the coding sequence ATGACGATGTTTGACGAGAAAATTCAGGGATTGTTACAGCAATCGGCATTACAATACATAATTTATAAAGAAAATGAAGATACAGAACGAATTGAAAAGCTTCATTTATTTGCACGCAAACTTTTACAAAAGGAATTTGTTATCGGGTTTGCCGGTCACTTTTCTGCAGGTAAATCGAGTATGATCAATGCACTGTCGGGGGAAAACATTTTAGCGACAAGTCCAATTCCGACAAGTGCGAACATTGTTAAAGTGCATAAATCGGATGAAGATTATGCGATTCTATATTTGCACAATGAAAAGCCGGTAAAATTTGAAGCGGGCTATGATATTAAACAAGTAAAAGAATTGAGCAAAAACGGCGAATTGGTATCACAAATCGAAATTGGACATAGTACATCAAGCTTACCTGAAGGGGTTACTGTGATGGATACTCCGGGTGTTGACTCAACGGACGATGCGCATGCGATGAGTACGGAATCTGCGTTGCATATTGCCGATATGGTGTTTTACACAATGGATTACAACCATGTGCAATCAGAGTTGAATTTCCAATTTACAAAGCAATTGATGAAATACAATCCGAACGTGTATTTGATCGTCAATCAAATAGACAAGCACCGTGAAGCTGAACTGTCATTTGAAGATTTCAAGCAGTCAGTTCATAACTCATTTGCTGCTTGGGGTGTTTACCCGAAAAATATTTTCTTCACATCACTGCGTGAAAAAGAGCTTCCGAACAACGATTTTGAACAAGTGAAGAAAATCGTAATGGATTCAATGAATGACTGGCAGGAACAATTAATTTCAACTGCAGAAAATACATTGACGAAGCTACAGCATGAGCATGAAGCGTATTTGGAAGAGGAGAAGCAGGATCGCTTCACTACGTACGCTGAACTCGTTTCTGAAGATGACTGGCAGCATCGCGATGATATTTTAGAGCAATATGAAAAACTGACGCGTCAAACAGAACTATTCTCGTTTGATGTATTTGATAAGCAGTTCGATGAAAAACGTAAAGACTTGCTTGCAAATGCTGCGATTATGCCGGCGGATGTTCGTGATAAACTACGTGCCTATTTAGAAAGTCAGCAAGAGGACTTTAAAGTTGGCGGACTGTTTACTGCGAAAAAGAAAACAGCAGAAGAGAAAGCGCGACGTCAGGAAGAAGCATATGCAAGCTTTAACCATGTTGTCCAATCGCAAATTACCGGTCATATAAAAGCATTGATGAAGCAAGCGTTAAAAGATGTCGGTGCATTGAATGACGAACGTGCCGCAAGCATTGACAAGAAGGAATTTAATTTCCCGTTCTCGATTATTGAAGATCAAGTGCAAAAGAGCGCGATAATAACGGGAGATGCGGTATTAAACTTTGCAAATCGTGTTTCAGATGCGACAAAACGTTACTTTATTCAAACAACGGATGCATGGAAGCTAGAGCAAAAAGATACATTGGAACAGGTTGCGCGTGAAGCAGCAGCACCTGTTAAGCTTAAAATTAATGCAATGTCCGAAAAAGTGCATGCGCTTCAGCATATACTGCAAATTGAGATATTCCAGGCTTTCAGCAATACATTAATGAAACAAGTTTCCAATGAAGTTCGCGCGGAATCCAAAATTCATTTGGAAAACTGGAAGCGTGAGCATGAGCAGGCATTGAAAGATATTCGTCCATTTGATGAATCGATGCTGCAGTTAAAGGGTCAAGAAACAGAAATTGCTGCTGAACAAACGCAGGAAAAAGTGGGTTCAGGTTTGAATGTTGATAAAGTAACTGAAAAAGCATTGAAGACGGCGCATATTATTAAAGATGTTCAAGGCTTCAAAGAAGTTTCCAGCTTCTTGACGAAAAAAGTGGAACGTCTGCAAAAACGCGACTTTACGATTGCCTTATTCGGAGCATTCAGTGCGGGTAAGTCAAGCTTTTCAAATGCATTGATGGGTGAGCGCGTATTACCTGTATCACCAAACCCGACGACAGCAGCGATCAATAAAATCCGTCCTGTCTCACCGGAACATCCGCATGAAACAGCCGATGTTCATCTGAAAAATGAAGCGCAGCTACTTGAAGATATTCAAGGTTCGTATGCAGCGATTGGCCTTCAAGTATCTTCACTAAAAGAAGCGTATGATCGTGCAGATGAAGGGCTGGCTGTTCCATTAACAGATGAGCGCCTGAATGTTCATAAATCATTTATCCGTGCGTATTCGGAAGGTTATGAAACATTCATCACAAAATTGGGAACGACATTACGTGTTAACCGCCATGATTTTGAAAAGTACGTAGCACAGGAAAACCGTTCTTGTTTCGTGGACAATATCGATTTCTACTTCGATTCACCACTAACGCGTATGGGTGTAACATTAGTAGATACGCCGGGTGCCGATTCAATCAACGCACGTCATACTGGTGTAGCGTTCGATTATATTCGAAATGCCGATGCCATTCTTTTCATTACGTACTACAACCATGCATTTGCAAAAGCGGACCGTGAGTTCTTAATCCAGCTAGGACGAGTAAAAGATGCGTTTGAACTGGATAAAATGTTCTTTATCGTAAATGCGATTGACTTGGCTTCTACAATGGAAGAAGAGGAAGAAGTAAAAGGCTATGTTCGTTCAGAGCTACAACGCTTCGGTATCCGTTTCCCAAGACTGTACGGAGTATCGAGTTTACTGGCCTTAAAAGAAAAGCAGGATCAGCTCGAGCATCAGTCAGGTATGGCACCATTTGAAGATGCATTCCATCACTTCCTGAATGATGAACTGATGGGAATTGCGGTACAGGCACTTCAAGAAGAAGTGGATAAAACAGAAGCACGTCTGAATGATTTAATTACACAAACTGAAGAAAACCTGAAACGTAAAGATGAGCGTCTTGAAGAATTGGCTCATTTGGAAAAGCTAGTGCGCTCCAAGTTCCAGTCAACTCAGACAGCCATGCTTGAAAGTGAAACAAAGCAAGAGCTGGATGAACTGTTATACTATGTACTGCAACGTGTGTACTACCGCTATCCGGACTTCTACCGTGAAAGCTATAATCCGTCCACTTTCGCGCAAATGCCTGCACAGCAAGCATTGCAAACAGCATTAAAAGAAGTGCTGCAGGCGTTAAGCTTTGACTTCGCTCAGGAATTACGTGTAACGAACTTCCGTTTAGCGCAATTTGTTGAGAAGAAAATGAAGGAACTGTTTAAAGATGAGTCACGTGAATTAAAAGAACTGAACCCAAGCTTTGCATTTTTAAGCTATGAATCAAAAGAGCCGGAAATTTTGGATTTTACAGGTCCATTTACAGATTCGGCGCCATATGAAGGGGTAAAATCCCACTTTAAAAATGTAAAAGCATTCTTTGAAAAGAACGAGAAAGAGCAATTGCGCGATGCATTGGAGCAATTAACAAAACCAAATGCACAAAATTATCTGGATGCTGAAAAAGCCAAAATTATGGAATGGGCGGGAAGCTACATCGCCATTGAGGCAGAAGGATTGCGCCAGCATATGCTTGAACAGGCAGTCGAGCAGATTGAAACAGAACGTTTATTACTTCAAGAAGAAAGTCGCTTAGCTGTTTGGAAAGATATTTACGCGCAACTACAAGCGTAA